One part of the Magallana gigas chromosome 5, xbMagGiga1.1, whole genome shotgun sequence genome encodes these proteins:
- the LOC105323174 gene encoding bromodomain adjacent to zinc finger domain protein 2B isoform X9, which translates to MEKKDKSSPKPSPNLFDNAAASSLLGVPPFGLPYAHIPSTFSLLGHYPAFPMSSLFGELGERGLASLPPGGALWTYGASNYDHNRYPDFFAGSLLELSGKLGSASKAHSSSPSSKESPKASPKTVSKATSKAATTSSGIFSNSTNGRKTSTLATSGGGSLMTGKSLKAGRSLLAGNSLLAEKFKKSKLSSATSPSHTETNGTSFLSSESPRLVSPKQKHAREEQGLENGDHHPSEEDQSEDESLSSRFVVNGNQEDEEEGMDQELDSSRKNGPSIHIDGLKKKLIADQIRQRVQNKPIQSIRPSIMQPMKRGRGRPPKQSQTDSEDEPKDPDALKAQLNATLLKQELQLKKLREKHEKEQEALVAQNKNDLKAQLEANLRIQQMEVKLMKKQKQQELDLAVLYQKKQQELLKQGAKDKLKYQQEKSEQKKKELEDKKKKEIETTMKVQQLLKLSENERRTRVSGDRPVKGRSPSSMKINQLLQEKMNASSSKSEAESSNKMTVDEKLEAKVRAMLEEENSNMSGDSSDLESENENHGMMDSMSEISDSTNDHHSQYEEAGSSTSKRSADEMSEGGSPTKKPRVQMDEAALQIPLDNGFRRTTTIHAIGKRGFIGEVLYYGPCGKKMKTIPDVMRYLERNYIKEFGRENFSFNTRVKVGQFFEGQAGTSEIVKLTDEQVNERMSLIESKRQKLMKIKQMKGSRRQEKQNKQIQLAKQMMEQKLKKRMEQQEMAKRAAEFKIQKREEKQKMKDTARKIKESRGSDPPTPPSTSTSDWQSQMYCLPDNILSCDPNASASEKKMQKEQLRALREQEKHQRQEQMRLEREMRAQQILESNLLWYHLERFGSLQEREMKRHQAIIAKEQERERKRHHFMLVKAIEQQKKQAKDKLKEDRMMEKRLHREKKMEQRRLELQLARELKKPVEDMELKDHRVLPEFKRIPGCKLDAVTFGDILMVLEFVHNFQDALGFSEDTLPSLKSLQDQVMFATEEDGENFMSLTCHLLKYAVMEPGVPNPREATTCLGQKIADVAINENVVSEILRIFIIARNGKSNEMSDWLSSKPLESLTTPQKASVLAFLVNELLCGRHIVSEIERQLEHMGEIRRDKWVVEGKLRRLKAVQNKKFKSVPKPPPLDGESTSQMTSKKGSDDEDEKEEESGNESGGEDHPGANEGDGEDEEPQSYEECEKGIEKLQKQHAQYRAKVFKASHKVRAISLGQDRYKRRYWVLPTAGGVYIEGQESGYFDEEIQESCFKQEVKQEVKEEINEKVKVEVKEEVMDALKQEVKLESVEVKEEVKQEVKERKDILKIPVYKKEIRKDREECEAENVIKSEHLSADQCDSNQNSSPSEQTPTRSSENISNSVKLENSVPKCNGDDLSVPSTSRCNSAMCDSSDTSIHLQNSSCWKPGQSSSSSESDIKSIINSAHASPLISPYPAAPSPFFSPPISGASPSLLSGLSMSSTPTSSTPLPAHQQPKSSTPSVEAKHNFLSIDSLLKKDSTSSSASPSNKSSLFPSPMFPLVPMTPDQMMKSFGESSTQKPWFSILPRLPCDDLSMTHNSSQPSILPSPFQNSFLSPLSFHSFPAQSPSFSSFNVSQLFGTSDLSGMSLNSTAQSNDSFKIPNTPRTDTDTPSTSVLDQNESLLKELQGEAQPIPEEFKKGWWKISEEEHVRTVHRNLHPRGIREKSLQKSLQKCLEHACSSCNQENSEYYSLISDESEEEEEDEEDEEEEEEAEEKEEEKAEEEGTKGDKEEVEEKEEVKQKDKEEDKKEEKEIDKEEDKEEDADKKSSEDISSEKQENDEEKMETETETEVNPEDEVKRLANLSHQVELQVLEEVENLEERIASASLQVKGWKVPQRISEEADFTLVDRFNHEKLGPKEKYPLDAARDKLFCLEPNIERRYLKPPLCKQVQINLANITASTGLNDEDEDGDRPSDHIQVSQGLMMWRNAVAKASNPAQLSLCVSQLNNSISWEKSIMKVLCQLCRRDDNEAQLLLCDGCDQGYHTYCFKPKMDNIPDGDWYCYECISKATGEPCCVVCGKRMGRIVECDLCPRAIHLDCLNPPLPRMPRKWVCPACTANQGRKGKGRRSPKKKNKENNTSVRERKDSDAGNKSANESTPSEKPEKKRGKDQEKKKQAAEQSEDMTVCRLILTEMDKHDDGWPFLKPVNFKQFPAYKKYIRQPMDFTTMKNKLRDNQYKTRGDFAADVRLIFNNCQTFNEDDSEVGRAGHNMRKFFEVRWKQLLLTSPSSPSTNSNEEKMEEGGD; encoded by the exons ATGGAAAAGAAAGACAAAAGTTCCCCAAAACCAAGTCCCAACCTGTTTGACAATGCTGCTGCCAGTAGTCTCCTGG GTGTCCCCCCATTTGGCCTGCCCTATGCCCACATACCCAGCACCTTCTCCCTCCTGGGTCACTACCCAGCCTTCCCCATGTCATCCCTCTTTGGGGAGCTTGGGGAGAGGGGACTAGCCAGTCTCCCACCCG GTGGTGCCTTGTGGACTTACGGCGCCTCAAACTATGATCATAACAGATATCCGGATTTCTTTGCAGGCTCGCTTCTAG AATTGTCAGGAAAACTAGGTTCAGCCAGTAAAGCACATTCCTCATCGCCCTCTTCCAAAGAGTCACCAAAAGCTTCACCCAAAACTGTCTCCAAGGCAACCAGCAAGGCTGCTACCACCTCCTCTGGCATTTTCAGCAACAGCACCAATGGCAGGAAAACCAGCACCTTGGCAACCAGTGGTGGGGGCAGTCTAATGACAGGGAAAAGCCTGAAAGCAGGGCGCTCCTTGCTAGCAGGCAACAGTCTTTTAGctgaaaaatttaagaaatcaaAGTTGTCGTCTGCTACCTCACCTAGTCACACAGAGACCAATGGTACATCTTTCTTATCATCCGAGTCACCCCGTCTAGTTAGTCCAAAACAGAAGCATGCAAGGGAGGAACAG GGATTAGAAAACGGAGACCACCATCCAAGTGAAGAGGATCAGTCTGAAGATGAGTCTCTCTCAAGTAGATTTGTTGTCAATGGCAACCAGGAGGATGAGGAGGAAGGCATGGATCAGGAATTGGACAGCTCTAGGAAGAATGGTCCATCCATACACATTGATGGCCTCAAGAAGAAGCTGATAGCAGATCAGATCAGACAGAGGGTTCAGAACAAGCCCATACAGAGCATTAGGCCCTCTATAATGCAACCAATGAAGCGTGGTAGGGGGAGGCCTCCAAAACAGTCACAAACAGATTCAGAGGATGAG CCCAAAGACCCAGATGCTCTAAAGGCTCAACTTAATGCTACTCTGCTTAAACAGGAACTCCAGCTAAAGAAACTGAGAGAGAAACATGAAAAGGAGCAGGAAGCTTTAGTG GCACAGAACAAGAATGATCTAAAAGCCCAATTAGAAGCCAATTTAAGAATTCAGCAGATGGAGGTCAAACTGATGAAGAAACAAAAACAGCAGGAGTTGGACCTAGCTGTCCTG TATCAGAAGAAGCAGCAAGAGCTCCTGAAGCAAGGAGCAAAGGACAAATTAAAATACCAACAGGAGAAGAGTGAACAAAAGAAGAAAGAGTTGGAGGATAAGAAGAAGAAGGAGATCGAGACCACCATGAAGGTTCAACAGCTTCTGAAACTCTCAGAGAATGAGCGAAGGACTCGAGTGAGCGGGGACAGACCAGTCAAGGGGAGGTCACCCTCCTCTATGAAAATAAACCAG TTGTTGCAAGAAAAGATGAATGCCAGCTCCTCAAAATCTGAAGCAGAGAGCAGTAACAAGATGACGGTTGATGAGAAACTGGAGGCTAAAGTCCGCGCAATGCTGGAGGAGGAGAATTCCAACATGTCTGGTGATTCGTCAGACTTGGAGAGTGAGAACGAGAATCACGGAATGATGGACTCGATGAGCGAGATATCAGACTCCACCAATGACCACCACAGTCAGTATGAGGAGGCCGGGAGCTCCACGTCTAAAAGGAGCGCTGATGAAATGTCTGAGG GGGGATCTCCAACAAAGAAGCCCCGTGTCCAAATGGATGAGGCAGCTTTACAGATTCCTCTGGACAATGGCTTCAGACGCACGACCACCATCCATGCTATAGGCAAACGAGGCTTTATTGGGGAGGTTCTATACTATGGCCCCTGtggaaagaaaatgaaaacaattcctGATGTCATGAGG tatctTGAAAGAAACTATATCAAGGAGTTTGGAAGGGAGAATTTCTCATTTAATACCAGGGTGAAAGTTGGACAGTTCTTTGAAGGACAAGCAGGAACATCA gAAATAGTGAAGTTAACTGATGAGCAAGTGAATGAGAGAATGTCTCTGATTGAGAGCAAGAGACAGAAGCTGATGAAAATCAAACAGATGAAGGGAAGCAGACGAcaggaaaaacaaaacaagcagATACAGCTGGCGAAGCAGATGATGGAGCAGAAACTCAAGAAGCGCATGGAACAGCAAG AAATGGCTAAGCGTGCTGCAGAGTTCAAGATACAGAAGAGAGAAGAGAAACAGAAGATGAAGGACACGGCTCGTAAAATCAAGGAAAGTCGAGGTAGTGACCCCCCTACACCTCCCTCTACATCTACTAGTGACTGGCAATCACAGATGTATTGTCTACCAGACAACATCCTGTCATGTGATCCCAATGCCTCAG CAAGTGAAAAGAAGATGCAGAAGGAGCAGTTGCGGGCCTTGCGAGAGCAGGAGAAGCATCAGAGACAGGAGCAGATGAGACTCGAGCGCGAGATGCGGGCTCAGCAGATCCTCGAG TCTAACCTTTTATGGTATCATCTAGAGAGA TTTGGTTCTTTGCAGGAGAGAGAAATGAAGAGACATCAAGCCATTATAGCTAAAGAGCAG gaAAGAGAACGAAAACGCCATCATTTTATGCTGGTCAAAGCCATTGAACAACAAAAGAAGCAAGCT AAAGACAAGTTGAAAGAAGACAGAATGATGGAGAAGAGACTTcacagagagaaaaaaatg GAACAGAGAAGACTGGAGTTACAGTTAGCGAGAGAGCTGAAGAAACCAGTGGAGGATATGGAGCTAAAGGACCATCGG GTGTTGCCTGAGTTTAAGAGGATCCCTGGCTGTAAGCTGGATGCAGTGACATTTGGAGACATTCTGATGGTTCTAGAGTTTGTCCATAACTTCCAGGATGCCTTAGGTTTCT CGGAGGACACACTGCCGAGCCTGAAGTCCCTCCAGGACCAGGTGATGTTTGCGACGGAGGAGGACGGCGAGAATTTTATGTCCTTGACCTGTCACCTGCTGAAGTATGCGGTCATGGAGCCTGGCGTCCCCAACCCCAGGGAG GCAACCACCTGCCTTGGACAGAAGATAGCAGACGTAGCCATCAACGAGAATGTGGTGTCTGAAATCCTCAGAATCTTCATCATTGCTCGGAATGGAAAATCCAATGAA ATGAGTGATTGGCTGAGTTCCAAACCTCTAGAATCCCTGACCACCCCCCAGAAAGCCTCTGTCCTTGCATTCCTTGTGAATGAGTTGTTGTGTGGGAGACACATTGTCTC GGAGATCGAGCGACAGCTGGAACACATGGGGGAGATCCGCAGAGACAAGTGGGTCGTGGAAGGGAAACTCAGAAG ACTGAAGGCTGTTCAGAACAAGAAATTCAAGAGTGTGCCAAAACCACCGCCCCTGGATGGAGAAAGCACATCTCAGATGACAAGCAAGAAAGGCAGTGATGATGAGGACGAAAAGGAGGAGGAGAGTGGCAATGAGAGTGGAGGGGAGGATCATCCAGGGGCCAATGAGGGGGACGGAGAG GATGAAGAGCCACAATCATATGAAGAGTGTGAGAAAGGAATTGAAAAGCTTCAAaag CAACATGCTCAATACCGTGCTAAAGTGTTCAAGGCCTCACATAAGGTTCGTGCAATATCTCTGGGTCAGGACCGCTACAAACGCCGCTACTGGGTGTTACCGACCGCCGGGGGAGTTTACATTGAGGGACAGGAGTCAGGGTACTTTGATGAGGAAATCCAAGAAAGCTGTTTTAAGCAAGAAGTAAAACAGGAAGTGAAAGAAGAGATAAATGAGAAAGTGAAGGTGGAAGTTAAAGAAGAGGTGATGGATGCGTTGAAGCAGGAAGTCAAGTTAGAAAGTGTTGAGGTGAAAGAAGAAGTAAAACAGGAagtgaaagaaagaaaagacaTTCTGAAGATTCCAGTGTACAAGAAAGAAATCAGGAAGGATCGGGAAGAATGTGAGGCAGAGAATGTGATAAAATCAGAACACCTCTCTGCAGACCAATGTGATTCCAATCAAAATTCCAGTCCATCTGAGCAAACCCCAACTCGTTCATCAGAAAACATATCAAACTCTGTCAAACTGGAAAACTCAGTGCCCAAGTGTAACGGAGATGATCTCTCTGTGCCATCTACCTCCAGGTGCAATAGTGCAATGTGTGACAGCTCAGACACAAGTATCCATCTACAAAACAGTTCCTGTTGGAAGCCTGGTCAGTCTAGCTCCTCATCAGAGAGTGACATTAAATCCATCATCAATAGTGCTCACGCATCCCCATTGATCTCCCCCTACCCAGCTGCTCCATCGCCATTCTTCTCCCCGCCTATCTCAGGAGCTAGTCCCTCACTGTTAAGTGGTCTCTCAATGTCATCCACCCCCACCTCATCGACCCCACTGCCAGCTCACCAACAACCAAAGTCCTCCACTCCCTCAGTGGAAGCCAAGCATAATTTCCTCAGCATAGATTCCCTACTGAAGAAGGACAGTACCTCTAGCAGTGCATCGCCCTCCAACAAAAGCAGTCTGTTCCCGTCCCCAATGTTCCCCTTGGTTCCTATGACTCCTGACCAGATGATGAAATCGTTTGGTGAGAGTTCTACCCAGAAGCCTTGGTTCAGCATTCTACCCAGGCTGCCCTGTGATGACCTGTCAATGACCCATAATTCCTCACAGCCCTCAATCCTACCTAGTCCGTTCCAGAACTCATTTTTATCCCCTCTCTCATTCCACTCTTTTCCCGCTCAGAGCCCATCCTTCTCGTCTTTCAATGTGTCACAGTTATTTGGAACTTCTGACTTAAGTGGAATGTCCCTGAATTCCACAGCACAGTCCAATGATTCGTTCAAGATTCCTAACACCCCAAGAACAGACACTGACACTCCATCCACCAGTGTACTGGATCAGAACGAGTCCCTCCTCAAGGAATTACAAGGAGAAGCTCAGCCTATTCCAGAAG AATTCAAGAAAGGCTGGTGGAAGATTTCAGAAGAGGAGCATGTTCGAACAGTTCACAGGAATCTCCACCCCCGGGGAATCCGCGAGAAATCCCTGCAGAAATCCTTACAGAAATGTCTAGAGCATGCCTGTTCATCATGTAACCAGGAAAACAGTGAAT ATTATAGTCTGATATCTGATGAAAGTGAAGAGGAAGAAGAGGATGAAGAAGATGAGGAGGAAGAGGAGGAAGCAGAAGAGAAAGAGGAAGAGAAGGCTGAGGAGGAAGGAACCAAAGGAGACAAGGAGGAAGTAGAAGAGAAGGAGGAAGTAAAACAGAAAGACAAGGAGGAAgacaagaaagaagaaaaagaaatagaCAAAGAAGAAGACAAAGAAGAGGATGCGGACAAAAAGTCCTCAGAGGACATCAGTTCAGAGAAACAAG aaaatgatGAGGAGAAAATGGAGACAGAAACAGAGACTGAGGTAAATCCTGAAGATGAAGTGAAACGATTGGCTAATCTCAGCCACCAGGTGGAGCTACAGGTCCTAGAGGAAGTAGAAAATCTGGAGGAGAGGATTGCTTCAGCTAGCTTACAAGTAAAG gGCTGGAAAGTTCCCCAGAGGATTTCAGAAGAGGCTGATTTTACCTTAGTAGACAGgtttaatcatgaaaaattgGGTCCAAAAGAGAAATATCCACTGGATGCAGCTCGAGACAAACTTTTCTGTCTGGAACCGAATATTGAGAGACGCTACCTCAAACCACCTCTCTGTAAACA AGTACAGATTAACCTGGCCAACATTACGGCCAGCACAGGTCTGAATGATGAGGACGAGGATGGAGACCGGCCCTCGGACCATATACAGGTCTCTCAAGGCCTGATGATGTGGAGGAACGCCGTGGCCAAGGCCTCCAACCCCGCCCAGCTGTCTCTCTGTGTGTCCCAGCTCAACAACTCCATATCCTGGGAAAAGTCCATCATGAAAGTG CTGTGTCAGCTCTGTCGGCGAGATGATAACGAGGCTCAGCTCCTGCTGTGTGACGGCTGTGATCAGGGTTACCACACCTACTGCTTCAAG CCAAAGATGGACAATATTCCAGACGGAGATTGGTATTGTTATGAATGCATATCAAAG GCCACTGGAGAGCCTTGCTGTGTTGTATGTGGAAAGAGAATGGGCCGGATTGTGGAGTGTGATTTGTGCCCCCGAGCCATTCATTTAGACTGTTTAAACCCCCCTCTACCTCGCATGCCCAGGAAGTGGGTGTGTCCAGCATGCACAGCG